The Stegostoma tigrinum isolate sSteTig4 chromosome 41, sSteTig4.hap1, whole genome shotgun sequence genome has a window encoding:
- the LOC125448525 gene encoding uncharacterized protein LOC125448525 isoform X2, producing the protein MRKWQFSPFLRARANGWSGTSGDSPVLVSGFVGEQVVLPCTYSGNVSVSDLQIIWGTLKYELLHKFVNGNDALREQNARFRNRTNLFKDQLEKGNWSVLISDLRETDQDEYECQIYSRMGDHFRWKEVVSIQLSVTVGPTQGPNETLEADHGKQLNRTQDPGLSTGASAGLQIGILAAVVFAVVGIVFCIIRQRKRWNCIQNQHSSEQNQASNCDPLTEVPGSGEAQSRVPTAPEHQDGAAREQNLLGNRSVQH; encoded by the exons ATGCGGAAGTGGCAGTTTAGTCCGTTTCTCCGAGCCCGCGCAAATGGCTGGTCAGGGACATCAG GTGACTCGCCTGTCCTAGTTTCCGGGTTCGTTGGAGAGCAGGTTGTGCTGCCCTGTACCTACAGTGGGAATGTCTCAGTCTCTGATTTACAGATAATATGGGGGACTCTCAAATATGAACTCTTACACAAGTTTGTCAATGGGAATGATGCTTTAAGAGAACAAAATGCACGGTTCAGAAACAGAACAAACCTGTTCAAAGATCAGCTGGAAAAAGGCAACTGGTCAGTTCTGATCTCTGACCTCAGGGAGACAGACCAGGATGAGTATGAATGTCAGATTTACAGCAGGATGGGGGATCACTTTCGATggaaggaagttgtttccatccAACTCTCTGTCACAG TTGGCCCAACCCAAGGCCCAAATGAAACCCTAGAAGCAGATCATGGCAAGCAACTCAATCGAACCCAAG ATCCTGGACTTTCTACTGGAGCAAGTGCTGGATTGCAAATCGGGATTCTTGCTGCTGTTGTTTTTGCTGTTGTTGGAATTGTCTTTTGCATCATCCGCCAGCGCAAAAGATG GAATTGTATTCAAAACCAACACAGCAGTGAACAAAATCAAGCATCGAATTGTGACCCTTTGACAGAGGTGCCTGGTTCAGGTGAAGCACAGAGCCGTGTGCCAACAGCACCTGAGCATCAGGATGGAGCGGCTAGAGAGCAAAATCTTCTGGGGAACAGGTCTGTCCAACACTGA
- the LOC125448525 gene encoding uncharacterized protein LOC125448525 isoform X1 has protein sequence MAGQGHQGCSSQKLFLLLLLNIVASVSGDSPVLVSGFVGEQVVLPCTYSGNVSVSDLQIIWGTLKYELLHKFVNGNDALREQNARFRNRTNLFKDQLEKGNWSVLISDLRETDQDEYECQIYSRMGDHFRWKEVVSIQLSVTVGPTQGPNETLEADHGKQLNRTQDPGLSTGASAGLQIGILAAVVFAVVGIVFCIIRQRKRWNCIQNQHSSEQNQASNCDPLTEVPGSGEAQSRVPTAPEHQDGAAREQNLLGNRSVQH, from the exons ATGGCTGGTCAGGGACATCAG GGATGCAGCTCACAGAAACtattcctgctgctgctgctaaatATTGTTGCCTCTGTTTCAG GTGACTCGCCTGTCCTAGTTTCCGGGTTCGTTGGAGAGCAGGTTGTGCTGCCCTGTACCTACAGTGGGAATGTCTCAGTCTCTGATTTACAGATAATATGGGGGACTCTCAAATATGAACTCTTACACAAGTTTGTCAATGGGAATGATGCTTTAAGAGAACAAAATGCACGGTTCAGAAACAGAACAAACCTGTTCAAAGATCAGCTGGAAAAAGGCAACTGGTCAGTTCTGATCTCTGACCTCAGGGAGACAGACCAGGATGAGTATGAATGTCAGATTTACAGCAGGATGGGGGATCACTTTCGATggaaggaagttgtttccatccAACTCTCTGTCACAG TTGGCCCAACCCAAGGCCCAAATGAAACCCTAGAAGCAGATCATGGCAAGCAACTCAATCGAACCCAAG ATCCTGGACTTTCTACTGGAGCAAGTGCTGGATTGCAAATCGGGATTCTTGCTGCTGTTGTTTTTGCTGTTGTTGGAATTGTCTTTTGCATCATCCGCCAGCGCAAAAGATG GAATTGTATTCAAAACCAACACAGCAGTGAACAAAATCAAGCATCGAATTGTGACCCTTTGACAGAGGTGCCTGGTTCAGGTGAAGCACAGAGCCGTGTGCCAACAGCACCTGAGCATCAGGATGGAGCGGCTAGAGAGCAAAATCTTCTGGGGAACAGGTCTGTCCAACACTGA